A genomic region of Saccopteryx bilineata isolate mSacBil1 chromosome 1, mSacBil1_pri_phased_curated, whole genome shotgun sequence contains the following coding sequences:
- the LOC136320653 gene encoding LOW QUALITY PROTEIN: olfactory receptor 2AG2-like (The sequence of the model RefSeq protein was modified relative to this genomic sequence to represent the inferred CDS: substituted 1 base at 1 genomic stop codon), translating into MEHXNSTLGSGFILMGILKDSGSPELLCATIAVLYLLALTSNGLLLLVIKRDAQLHMPMYLPLGQLSLMDLLFMSVVTPKALVDCFHSENTILFGSCAFQMFLALTLGGAEDLLLAFMAYDRYVAICHPLSYTVLMSPRVCWLTVITTWVIAFLSSLGHTLYTMHFPFCTSQKISHLLCAIPPLLKLACADTSRYELLVYVTGVTFLLLPLSVIVASYTLILFTVLHMPSNKRRQKALVTCSSHLIGMFYGAATFMYVLPSSLHNPKQDNIVFVLYIIITPALNPLIYSLRNKEVTGALQRVLGKYMLQTHSTF; encoded by the coding sequence ATGGAGCACTGAAACTCCACCCTGGGAAGTGGCTTCATTTTGATGGGGATTCTGAAGGACAGTGGGTCCCCTGAGCTGCTCTGTGCCACAATCGCAGTGCTGTACCTGTTGGCTCTGACCAGCAATGGCCTGCTGCTCCTGGTCATCAAAAGGGATGCCCAGCTCCACATGCCCATGTATCTCCCACTTGGGCAGCTCTCACTCATGGACCTCCTCTTCATGTCTGTTGTGACTCCTAAGGCCCTTGTGGATTGTTTTCATAGTGAAAACACCATCTTATTTGGGAGCTGTGCCTTTCAGATGTTTCTGGCACTGACCCTGGGTGGTGCAGAGGACCTCCTGCTGGCCTTCATGGCCTATGACAGGTATGTGGCCATTTGTCATCCTCTGAGCTACACGGTCCTCATGAGTCCGAGGGTCTGCTGGCTCACGGTAATCACAACTTGGGTCATAGCATTCCTGAGTTCTCTAGGACATACCTTGTACACCATGCACTTCCCTTTCTGCACATCCCAGAAAATAAGTCACCTACTTTGTGCGATCCCACCTCTGCTGAAGTTGGCCTGTGCAGATACCTCCAGATATGAGCTCCTGGTGTATGTGACAGGTGTGACCTTCCTCTTGCTCCCTCTTTCTGTCATTGTTGCCTCCTACACACTAATCCTATTTACTGTGCTCCACATGCCCTCAAATAAGAGAAGGCAGAAAGCCCTAGTCACCTGTTCTTCCCACCTGATTGGGATGTTCTATGGAGCTGCCACATTCATGTACGTATTGCCCAGTTCCCTCCACAACCCCAAGCAGGACAACATCGTCTTTGTTTTATACATAATTATCACTCCAGCCCTGAATCCCCTCATCTACAGTCTGAGGAATAAGGAGGTCACAGGGGCCTTGCAGAGAGTCCTGGGAAAGTACATGTTGCAGACACACTCCACCTTTTAG